The sequence CCTCTTTGAGAGCAGCATCAGAAGTGTCTTTGACAGCGTTTACAGCGAACTGACGGCACTGCTGATCTTCAGCCTGAAACACCTCAAAAGGTTTGCCTTCACGCGGCATGATCGCAACCGTTGGACCTGTCGGCGCTGAAGTACAAGCGGCCAAAACACTGATCACGGCAAATGACAAAATAATACGTTTCATACGATCGCTTTCTAAGACTATTAAATTAGTAATTGAGGTTTAGTTTGGTTGCGATACTACTTTGCCACTGGGTGGCATTGCAGGTTGAACCTGCCAACCCGTTGCGCAATCCTGCGCGTAAGGAAAATATTTGCCACTGCTTGCGCAGTAATACCAAACTGGGGGTTGAGGCTGAGCAGCCAGAACCATCGGTTGAGTGGGTTGAACGTAAGCCACTGCTGGGGGGCCATAATAGCCGCCATAAGGGTAACCGTAATAAGGTCCGCCATATGCCCAATTACCTCGCCAACCTGGACCCCATCCACCCCAACCGGGACCATAGGCTGCAGGACGATAGCCACTGCCGACCGAGACATTCCAGCCCACATAAGAACCGCCATGAGCAAGGGATAGCGGAGATATAACAAGCAAAGCGATGGATGCGCCTAGCGCGAGAAATGATTGAATCTGTTTCATGATGGACCCCTTATTTTTTGGTCTCTGTATCATTATCTTACTACCCCTGGGCTTTTTAAGCCCTTACCCTATTAACGCCTGAAATCCATTCAAGCTGACAAGAAAAAAGGTCTTTTTGGAATTATTTTGTAGGCCCTTAGGGCTCTAATTTAAGGCCCGCCTTTTGCACCAGTCTTCCCCATTTAACAGATTCAGACTGTATCAATTTTGATAATTCTTGAGGGCTAGCTGGGGCAGGCTCTAAGGCGCTGGCAAGGAGCTTTTGCCTGACTTCAGGTTGATTTAGGGTATTGCGCGTCAGCGTATTGAGTCGCCTGACTAAGGCAGGTGGAAGATTGGCTGGTGCCATGAGGCAGAACCAAGACGTCGCCTCAAAACCCGGTAAACCCTGCTCTGCCAATGTGGGAATATCAGGAGCAGCAGGTGAGCGCTTCAAGGTAGTGACACCCAACGCGACAACATCACCAGACTGAATTAAGGGCAAAGAGGAGGACAAATTATCAAAGAGCAGCGAGATTCTACCGCTAACTAAATCAGGCAAGGATTGCGCTCTACCCTTGTATGGGATATGTCGCATCTGAATACCCGCCATCTCCTGTAAAAGCTCTCCTGACATATGCAGTGAAGTGCCTGCTCCAGAAGACCCATAAGTGAGTTGATTGGGATTGGCTTTAGCGTATTCAATCAGTTGGTGCAAATTACTTATGCCAAGCTGTTTGTTCACTATCAAGACATTGGGCGTGCTGGCCAAAAAACTAATCGGCGTGAAGTCTTTAATAGGATCAAACGCCATCTTCTCGTACAGCGCCCCATTGATCGCATGAATACCCACCGTGCCAATCAGCAAGGTATAGCCATCAGCTTCGCTTTTAGCGACTAACTCGGCACCAATATTGCCACCATAGCCTGGCTTGTTCTCAACCAGTACTGGTACACCCAGAGATTTTTGCCAACTTTGCGCCAGCACTCTTGCCAAGATATCCGGTGCGCCACCTGGAGTGAAGGTGACTATGATGCGAATCGGATTTTTGGGCCAAGTAGCTGCTTGTGCGGGTGCAATTAAAGATGAAACACACAAAAGCACGCAGAGGCTTTTAAGAGCCTTGATTAGGTAATGCATCAGAAAATTAGAAACCGAAGCGGAAACGCAGCAAAGTCCAGCCGTCGTAATTGACAGGATTATCTGCACAAGGACCCAAGCCGCACTCAGCTAAAGTGGAAATGAGATTGGCAAAGACCAGCAGGATAAAAATCACCACAAGGAAATTGCTAAACCAAGAACGGGAGCGCACCTCACCATTGGGCAACATCAGCAAAATGGCCTGCCCTCCAATCAAACCCAGAGATCCAACAAAGGCCCAAGTATAAAAATGCAAGCCTAGAAAGGGACTGCCATAGCCAGGGTCACCTGGTGCAATATGCAAGAAGATTTGCCGTAATGAAATCATCATGCCGACTAAGCCACTAAAAATGGCCCAACCGTAATGAGAGGAATGTGCACCAAAGCGCAGATTAAGAACAATTGCAAAACCCATTAATACAAAACCAATCCTTTGCATCAAGCAAAGTGGGCAAGGCAATTCACCAAAGTAGATCTGGTCTACAAATGCATAAGAAAGAATACCCACAATCGCCAATAGTGAGAGCTGATTGCCTAATAAGGAGAGTGAAGGTAGGTTCGATTTACTCACAGGCTAATATTCAGAGCGTCAGTTGCATGGAAGTGGAACCAGTACATCAGAATTCCGACGGTAATAGCGAGTAGGATTAAGGCCGCAAAACGCTTCTCAAACCAGGCAAGTATCAAGCCTAGAAAAGCTGTCAGAAATGGTAAAAACATGTACATGAATCCATTCTAGCTCAAGCGAATTGAAGATCTATGAAATCTGAATTGAGGTCTTATTTTCTTGGATAGCGCAGTTTTAAAACCAAAATACTGAGTGCCAAGGCAAAGGTAATCGCATTAGCTAGGATTAAGGGCCACTTCTCAATAATGAGACCGTAGATGAGCCAGAGCCCTACCCCAAAAGTAAATAAAGAGTACATCCCTAAGGAGACTCCGGAAAGGTCACGGGTTCGCCATGACACAATCGCTTGGGGAACAAAAGCAAAGGTGGTCAAAAATGCAGCAGCGTAACCAATCAACTCTATTTGATGGGGTTCTAGGATCATGGTAATGGAATCGAGACAATCGTCATTAAAGTCCAAGTGTCGCTACTGTTGGTAAAGCCTCTACCGACCCCCGCCTGAAAAGGTAAAGGTCCATCATCACAATAAACTTTGAGAAACACTAACTGCTGAGTGTTGGGATTAGCAAGTGGACCGCTACCGATTTGGTTGTAGTTGGAATAGAACTCAGTACCCACAGCCCAATCTGGCGCTACTTCTCGTGAGATCCGGATTGCGGTATTGAAATCAGGTGCTTGGTGCACATAGGGCTGTGACAGTGGCTGATCAAAGATGGGGTTAATTACAAAGAGCCATTTATCGACATGCTTACCCAAAATGAAACGGGCTTCCCCGTTATAACGGGACTGCTCATACTGGGGCAAGGTATTCGAGAGCTCGACGTTGACACCAGCAAAAAAGGGGTAGCCTTTGTCTTCCATGATGGGCAGGTATTTCATCCTGACTTTGGCGCCAGCATAGTTCCATGTACCGCCACTCACGACAGAGTTGATATAAAAGCCTGCCTCTAAATCATGGCCTAAGCCATAAGCATATTCAGGAGTAATGCGAGTGTTGTGATTATTCATCACCTCACCTGGGTAACTCTGCGTTACTAAACCATTGGGCGTATTGTTGACATGCAACTCTAAACTTTGCTCACCCTTGGCATTAATCTCATCGTCATATACCTGAATCTCATCTTGCAATACGGCGTAGCTTGCTAAAGGCGCCAAGGCCAGCAAGCAGAGTGCACATTGAGAGAGAAAGCGGGCGCGCATCGACATGATGCGAGAGTTTAGCAACGAATCGATTTATTTGTTGAGGCGCCGCTGATGAAATAAAAAAGCCACCCGGAGGTGGCTTTTCTAGAGGGCTGATGAGTTAGCCCAAGGTGAACTTCAATTCACCCAACTTCTCAACCACGCTCACGACTACATCACCCTTCTTGAGCCACACTTGTTTATCTTTTGGATAACCCAAGATCACACCTTGGGGAGTGCCCGTGAAAACAATATCGCCTGGCTCCAGCGCCCAATAGGTACTGATATAGGAGAGCATCTTTTGGGTGTTGTGAATAAAGTCGGCAGTATTGGAGTTCTGACGAATCTGGCCGTTCACATAAGTTTGCACTTGCAGCTTATTAGGATCCCCTACCCGGTCAGCACTCACAAAATAAGGTCCAATCGGCGCATATTGATCTAAGGTCTTACCAATCATCCATTGAACACTGGGGGTCTCTAGTTGCAGATCGCGTGAGGAGAAATCATTCGAAGTGCAATATCCAGCAACGTAGTTCAGCGTCTCAGCCTCAGGAACATTGCGCATCCGCTTGCCGATCACAATGAGCAACTCAGTTTCGTAGTCAAGCTTATAGGAGACTTCTGGTGGTGGGATCCTCAAGATGCAATTGTGTGAGGTCAGGCTATTGTTGTATTTATTAAAGAGCGGTGGCACACGAGGATGCGCCATACCAATTTCATTGGCATGCTCACGATAATTGAGGCCAACGCAAACGATCTTGCCAGGATTGACAAACAGTCGGCCATAAGTAATCTTGGATTCATCCAAGTAAGGCACACCAGACTTATCTGCACCTGCGACGACTTTATTGAATGCAGCGGCATTACCTTCTTGCAATAATTGATCGAGGGTAATAGGAGCTGCAATTTTGAGTTTCTTAGCGACAGTACGAACATCAATCACGCCCTTTGGCGTGACTACACCCATGCTTTCAGTGCCATCAGCATTCATGATGGTGAGAATCTTGCAATTCTTCACCATTTCGTGGGGGCCGTTATAGATCTCTCCGCCCCACTGGGAAGTTGGATGTGCTGAAGCCTCTTGCATTAAACCCATTGTAGAAGCAGCTACGATTCCTGCACCCGATGCAGAAACCGTCTTCATAAATTGACGACGTGAACTCATACTATCTCCTGTAATGTATTTTTATTATTTGCTGCGATACATCTGCAAATATCTTACCGCACACTAGAGGGAAAAATGGGCTAAAAACGGGTAGATCAGGGTTTAACCTAG comes from Polynucleobacter paneuropaeus and encodes:
- a CDS encoding fumarylacetoacetate hydrolase family protein codes for the protein MSSRRQFMKTVSASGAGIVAASTMGLMQEASAHPTSQWGGEIYNGPHEMVKNCKILTIMNADGTESMGVVTPKGVIDVRTVAKKLKIAAPITLDQLLQEGNAAAFNKVVAGADKSGVPYLDESKITYGRLFVNPGKIVCVGLNYREHANEIGMAHPRVPPLFNKYNNSLTSHNCILRIPPPEVSYKLDYETELLIVIGKRMRNVPEAETLNYVAGYCTSNDFSSRDLQLETPSVQWMIGKTLDQYAPIGPYFVSADRVGDPNKLQVQTYVNGQIRQNSNTADFIHNTQKMLSYISTYWALEPGDIVFTGTPQGVILGYPKDKQVWLKKGDVVVSVVEKLGELKFTLG
- a CDS encoding disulfide bond formation protein B — translated: MSKSNLPSLSLLGNQLSLLAIVGILSYAFVDQIYFGELPCPLCLMQRIGFVLMGFAIVLNLRFGAHSSHYGWAIFSGLVGMMISLRQIFLHIAPGDPGYGSPFLGLHFYTWAFVGSLGLIGGQAILLMLPNGEVRSRSWFSNFLVVIFILLVFANLISTLAECGLGPCADNPVNYDGWTLLRFRFGF
- a CDS encoding SemiSWEET transporter is translated as MILEPHQIELIGYAAAFLTTFAFVPQAIVSWRTRDLSGVSLGMYSLFTFGVGLWLIYGLIIEKWPLILANAITFALALSILVLKLRYPRK
- a CDS encoding Bug family tripartite tricarboxylate transporter substrate binding protein; translated protein: MLLCVSSLIAPAQAATWPKNPIRIIVTFTPGGAPDILARVLAQSWQKSLGVPVLVENKPGYGGNIGAELVAKSEADGYTLLIGTVGIHAINGALYEKMAFDPIKDFTPISFLASTPNVLIVNKQLGISNLHQLIEYAKANPNQLTYGSSGAGTSLHMSGELLQEMAGIQMRHIPYKGRAQSLPDLVSGRISLLFDNLSSSLPLIQSGDVVALGVTTLKRSPAAPDIPTLAEQGLPGFEATSWFCLMAPANLPPALVRRLNTLTRNTLNQPEVRQKLLASALEPAPASPQELSKLIQSESVKWGRLVQKAGLKLEP
- a CDS encoding DUF5993 family protein; translation: MYMFLPFLTAFLGLILAWFEKRFAALILLAITVGILMYWFHFHATDALNISL